The following are from one region of the Silene latifolia isolate original U9 population chromosome 9, ASM4854445v1, whole genome shotgun sequence genome:
- the LOC141599776 gene encoding hydroxyphenylpyruvate reductase translates to MEGIGVLMVCPMNTYLEEQLSKRFKFYQFWTHQDRSQFLSEHARAIRAVVGNASAGADATLIDALPNLEIVSSFSVGLDKIDLKKCKEKGIRVTNTPDVLTDDVADLAIGLMLAVLRRIPQCDRYVRSGSWKKGDFKLTTRFSGKTVGIIGLGRIGAAIAKRAEAFDCPIAYFSRTKKADSNYTYYPSVVELASNCDILVVACALTEETRHIINREVMEALGPKGVLINIGRGPHVDEPELVSALVEGRLGGAGLDVFEKEPHVPEELFKLDNVVLLPHVGSGTEETRTDMANLVLGNLEAHFSGKPLLTQVV, encoded by the exons ATGGAGGGCATAGGAGTACTAATGGTGTGCCCAATGAACACTTACTTAGAAGAACAACTCTCTAAAAGATTTAAGTTTTACCAGTTTTGGACACATCAAGATCGTTCCCAATTCCTCTCAGAACACGCACGCGCCATACGCGCCGTGGTAGGTAACGCTTCGGCCGGCGCAGATGCTACCCTTATTGACGCGTTGCCGAATTTAGAGATAGTATCGAGTTTCAGTGTTGGTCTTGACAAAATTGATCTGAAAAAGTGTAAGgagaaagggattagggttaCTAATACTCCTGATGTTCTTACTGATGATGTTGCTGATTTAGCAATTGGCCTTATGTTGGCTGTTCTTAGAAGGATTCCTCAATGCGATCGTTATGTTCGAAGTGGTTCTTGGAAGAAAGGGGATTTCAAGTTGACTACTAGA TTCAGTGGGAAAACAGTCGGTATCATTGGCTTAGGCCGAATCGGTGCTGCCATTGCCAAAAGAGCTGAAGCATTTGACTGTCCAATTGCTTACTTCTCAAGAACAAAAAAGGCAGATTCAAACTACACATACTATCCAAGTGTCGTTGAACTGGCCTCCAATTGCGACATACTTGTAGTTGCCTGTGCTCTAACTGAGGAAACGCGCCATATAATAAACCGTGAAGTCATGGAGGCATTAGGCCCTAAAGGTGTGTTGATCAACATTGGAAGGGGCCCACATGTGGATGAACCGGAACTGGTCTCCGCACTTGTTGAAGGCCGTTTAGGTGGGGCCGGGCTCGATGTTTTTGAAAAGGAGCCTCATGTTCCGGAAGAGCTGTTCAAACTTGACAATGTCGTACTTCTGCCTCATGTTGGAAGTGGAACGGAGGAGACTCGTACGGACATGGCTAATCTTGTTCTTGGCAACTTGGAGGCTCACTTCAGTGGCAAACCGCTGTTGACACAAGTAGTATGA